A single genomic interval of Saccharothrix saharensis harbors:
- a CDS encoding alpha/beta hydrolase: MLFLALPLLASCTSVLSGSPTAGTALEQRGPAGAVPAGLERFYGQQLAWEDCAPYATTGTTTSLFKNKKSIECARLEVPLDYTRPGDRTIKVGLLRQAASGDRIGSLIINPGGPGASGMAAAAGMGTQVKSTPVGERFDLIGFDPRGIGASEPRIKCLTDAERDADRLDDDIDTSPAGLAQTEAENKAYADKCASMTGVDVLANVGTRDVVRDLDVMRSALGDEKLTYLGYSYGTHIGAAYAQAFPGNVRALVLDGAVDPTQNQVESLIAQGAGFQKAFDAFAAWCAKRQDCALGTDPAKANQAFRDLTLPLVQRPVAVRDRKLSYNDAITGAIQAMYSEELWAPLNTGLTELKNNRGDVLMLLADNYFDRDKEGRYSTITDAFVAVKCVDEPRVTDKNVLNDVARRYKAAAPFLDDGQPPGAALDACAFWPVPPSVQEHKPVSGLPPVLVISTTGDPATPYEAGVSLAKELGGGLLTFEGNQHTVYFHGNECVDEAGHAYLVELTLPPEGTRCS; encoded by the coding sequence GCTGTCCGGGTCGCCCACCGCCGGGACGGCGCTGGAGCAAAGAGGACCGGCCGGCGCCGTGCCCGCCGGGTTGGAGCGGTTCTACGGCCAGCAGCTCGCCTGGGAGGACTGCGCGCCCTACGCCACCACCGGGACCACGACGTCGCTGTTCAAGAACAAGAAGTCGATCGAGTGCGCCCGGCTCGAAGTGCCCCTCGACTACACCCGGCCCGGAGACCGGACGATCAAGGTCGGGCTGCTCAGGCAGGCCGCGAGCGGTGACCGGATCGGTTCGCTCATCATCAACCCCGGTGGTCCCGGCGCGTCCGGCATGGCGGCGGCGGCGGGCATGGGCACGCAGGTGAAGTCGACACCGGTGGGTGAGCGGTTCGACCTGATCGGGTTCGACCCGCGCGGCATCGGGGCGAGCGAACCGCGGATCAAGTGCCTGACCGACGCCGAACGGGACGCCGACCGGCTCGACGACGACATCGACACGTCACCGGCGGGCCTGGCGCAGACCGAGGCGGAGAACAAGGCCTACGCCGACAAGTGCGCCTCGATGACCGGGGTCGACGTGTTGGCCAACGTCGGCACCCGGGACGTCGTGCGCGACCTCGACGTCATGCGGTCCGCGCTCGGCGACGAGAAGTTGACCTATTTGGGGTACTCCTACGGCACGCACATCGGCGCGGCCTACGCGCAGGCGTTCCCGGGCAACGTGCGGGCGCTCGTGCTCGACGGCGCGGTGGACCCGACGCAGAACCAGGTCGAGTCGCTGATCGCGCAGGGCGCGGGGTTCCAGAAGGCGTTCGACGCGTTCGCCGCGTGGTGCGCGAAGAGGCAGGACTGCGCGCTGGGCACCGACCCGGCGAAGGCGAACCAGGCGTTCCGGGACCTGACGCTGCCGCTCGTGCAGCGGCCGGTGGCGGTCAGGGACCGGAAGCTGTCGTACAACGACGCGATCACCGGTGCCATCCAGGCCATGTACTCGGAGGAGCTGTGGGCGCCGCTCAACACCGGGTTGACCGAGCTGAAGAACAACCGCGGTGACGTGCTGATGCTGCTGGCCGACAACTACTTCGACCGGGACAAGGAAGGCCGGTACTCCACGATCACGGACGCGTTCGTGGCGGTGAAGTGCGTGGACGAGCCGCGCGTGACCGACAAGAACGTGCTGAACGACGTGGCGCGGCGGTACAAGGCGGCCGCGCCGTTCCTGGACGACGGCCAGCCGCCGGGCGCGGCGCTGGACGCGTGCGCGTTCTGGCCCGTGCCGCCGAGCGTGCAGGAGCACAAGCCGGTGTCCGGCCTGCCCCCGGTGCTGGTCATCTCCACCACCGGCGACCCGGCCACGCCGTACGAGGCCGGGGTCAGCCTGGCGAAGGAGCTGGGTGGCGGGCTGCTGACGTTCGAGGGCAACCAGCACACCGTCTACTTCCACGGCAACGAGTGCGTGGACGAGGCCGGGCACGCGTACCTGGTGGAGCTGACGCTGCCGCCGGAGGGGACGCGCTGCTCCTGA
- a CDS encoding RNA-binding protein, whose translation MSLPHVFRITKYDPADRDEHGHYNGPEDITSDHGAVEAAYLSAADAFARATGVHRLTVRDPHVTGLVHFGAEAPIEGHGLAGLFPPDLTGYHDGAEVSLDTGLELVRVMLRDNGAWCRLEVEGRFFVHVGYDQYMYVGSAEPCDEAVGRTESLGLFPERLDSSPYDPSYDVPAPQRPADDAFWAELTGLAAGRGAVVLEEGYVGNASRWHRLTAADVGAVRARLTPRARLLVWPDLDHDVAAVLRDLPEEGRSDLVWEHPDGRITSCTVDEEDYPRLPAQLAGARAAMAISVYSHERHPLLTAVLPDADGVLRARWEA comes from the coding sequence ATGTCCCTGCCGCACGTCTTCCGGATCACCAAGTACGACCCCGCCGACCGCGACGAACACGGTCACTACAACGGTCCCGAGGACATCACCAGCGACCACGGTGCCGTGGAAGCGGCCTACCTGTCCGCCGCGGACGCCTTCGCGCGAGCCACCGGCGTCCACCGCTTGACCGTTCGCGATCCGCACGTCACGGGCCTGGTCCACTTCGGCGCCGAGGCGCCGATCGAGGGGCACGGCCTGGCCGGGCTGTTCCCGCCGGACCTGACCGGCTACCACGACGGCGCGGAGGTGTCCCTGGACACCGGCCTCGAGCTGGTGCGGGTCATGCTCCGCGACAACGGCGCGTGGTGCCGGTTGGAAGTGGAGGGGAGGTTCTTCGTCCACGTCGGCTACGACCAGTACATGTACGTCGGCAGCGCCGAGCCCTGCGACGAGGCGGTTGGCCGCACCGAGTCCCTCGGACTGTTCCCGGAACGGTTGGACTCGTCCCCGTACGACCCGTCGTACGACGTGCCCGCACCGCAGCGCCCGGCCGACGACGCCTTCTGGGCCGAGTTGACCGGGCTCGCCGCCGGTCGCGGCGCGGTGGTCCTGGAGGAGGGGTACGTGGGGAACGCCTCCCGGTGGCACCGCCTCACCGCCGCCGACGTCGGCGCGGTCCGGGCCCGGCTCACGCCCCGGGCCCGGCTGCTCGTGTGGCCCGACCTCGACCACGACGTCGCCGCCGTGCTCCGCGACCTACCGGAGGAAGGCAGGTCCGACCTCGTCTGGGAGCACCCGGACGGTCGGATCACCTCGTGCACCGTCGACGAGGAGGACTACCCGCGGTTGCCCGCACAGCTCGCCGGAGCACGCGCGGCGATGGCCATCTCCGTCTACTCGCACGAGCGGCACCCGCTGCTCACCGCCGTGCTTCCCGACGCCGACGGCGTCCTGCGCGCCCGGTGGGAAGCCTGA
- a CDS encoding DUF4287 domain-containing protein, producing MSFQAYLDTIERKTGKTPAELLAEAGERGYDATTKAGVVLQWLKDDYDLGRGHGMALYHVLKNGTTISDKHVGGTGAHRDDSATLRVDGLANR from the coding sequence ATGTCCTTCCAGGCGTACCTGGACACCATCGAGCGCAAGACCGGCAAGACGCCGGCCGAGCTGCTGGCCGAGGCGGGCGAGCGCGGGTACGACGCGACCACCAAGGCAGGCGTCGTCCTCCAGTGGCTGAAGGACGACTACGACCTGGGCCGCGGTCACGGCATGGCGCTGTACCACGTGCTCAAGAACGGCACCACGATCAGCGACAAGCACGTCGGCGGCACCGGCGCGCACCGGGACGACTCCGCGACCCTGCGCGTGGACGGCCTGGCCAACCGCTGA
- a CDS encoding helix-turn-helix domain-containing protein encodes MTTSGQSPTDYRARLAERLKELMRRSGKDRADIMRTLGCSVSKVGTILRGDTSVPPLELAALLDLFGVEGEERADLVHLGEEARRRRPKTPWGAAIPDRLRKFFNTEETARKIELYRPDLLHGLVQTEAYARAVIETNSALHPTEVEHLVQARMARQARLTGPNPPDYTLVIRQSVLRAPVGSPETRFEQLQHLKTLSRLPHITIRIIPDSVGLTSALYFPFMILTPSGDRAKTVYVETLTDGLLVDEESRISHYEAVFRELVAVSVTDLLDSVEA; translated from the coding sequence ATGACCACCAGCGGTCAGAGCCCGACCGACTACCGCGCACGACTCGCCGAGCGCCTCAAAGAACTCATGCGGCGCAGCGGCAAGGACCGGGCGGACATCATGCGGACCTTGGGCTGCTCGGTGTCGAAGGTCGGCACGATCCTGCGCGGTGACACGTCGGTGCCGCCGCTGGAGCTGGCCGCCTTGCTGGACCTGTTCGGAGTCGAGGGCGAGGAGCGGGCCGACCTCGTCCACCTCGGCGAGGAAGCTCGGCGGCGCAGGCCGAAAACTCCTTGGGGCGCGGCGATCCCGGACCGGTTGCGGAAGTTCTTCAACACCGAGGAGACCGCGCGGAAGATCGAGCTCTACCGACCGGACCTGCTGCACGGGCTGGTGCAGACCGAGGCGTACGCGCGAGCGGTGATCGAGACCAACTCGGCGCTGCACCCCACCGAGGTCGAGCACCTGGTGCAGGCGAGGATGGCCAGGCAGGCGCGGTTGACCGGGCCGAACCCGCCGGACTACACGCTGGTGATCAGGCAGTCGGTGCTGCGGGCCCCGGTCGGGTCGCCGGAGACCCGGTTCGAGCAGTTGCAGCACCTCAAGACGCTGTCCCGGTTGCCGCACATCACCATCCGGATCATTCCGGACAGCGTGGGCCTGACGAGCGCGCTCTACTTCCCCTTCATGATCCTCACGCCGTCCGGGGACCGCGCCAAGACCGTGTACGTGGAGACGTTGACCGACGGGCTGCTGGTGGACGAGGAGAGCCGGATCTCCCACTACGAAGCCGTTTTCCGGGAACTCGTGGCGGTCTCGGTCACCGACCTGCTTGATAGCGTTGAGGCATGA
- a CDS encoding DUF397 domain-containing protein: MTWRKSSYSGNSGGDCVELRAGLDAVRDSKNADGPVLEFRPAALKAFLTALRTSSRGA, encoded by the coding sequence ATGACGTGGCGGAAGAGCAGCTACAGCGGTAACAGCGGTGGCGATTGCGTCGAGCTGCGGGCCGGACTCGACGCCGTGCGGGACTCGAAGAACGCCGACGGGCCCGTGCTGGAGTTCAGGCCTGCTGCTCTGAAGGCGTTCTTGACAGCTCTGCGGACCAGCTCGCGAGGAGCTTGA
- a CDS encoding helix-turn-helix transcriptional regulator, producing MNHDLGEFLRSRRARVRPDDVGLPGGGRRRVPGLRREELAMLAGVSVDYYMRLEQGRTPAVSDAVLDAVARVLRLDETERAHLRNLVRPAPSRRPAPQRVRPGLRRLLDMMDDVPAFAMGRRAEVLAYNPLADALYGFGDLPAEERNCAKQTFLWPEARTFYRDWPSVANDMVAFLRLDAGRYPDDARLAALVGELSVKDETFRKLWAQHKVLEKTHGVKLIHHPVVGDLDLDYETLRPSGDPDVVLGVYTARVGSPTEERLKLLASWSAELSRTPSEQQA from the coding sequence GTGAACCACGACCTCGGCGAATTCCTCCGCAGCCGCCGGGCTCGCGTGCGCCCGGACGACGTGGGCCTGCCCGGTGGCGGTCGGCGCCGCGTCCCCGGCCTGCGCCGCGAGGAGCTGGCGATGTTGGCGGGCGTCAGCGTGGACTACTACATGCGCCTGGAGCAGGGCCGCACGCCCGCCGTCTCGGACGCGGTGCTCGACGCCGTGGCCCGCGTGCTGCGCTTGGACGAGACCGAGCGCGCCCACCTGCGCAACCTGGTCCGCCCCGCGCCGTCGAGACGCCCCGCGCCCCAACGCGTCCGGCCGGGCTTGCGGCGGCTGCTCGACATGATGGACGACGTGCCCGCGTTCGCGATGGGCCGCCGCGCCGAGGTCCTGGCCTACAACCCGCTGGCCGACGCCCTGTACGGCTTCGGCGACCTGCCGGCGGAGGAGCGCAACTGCGCCAAGCAGACGTTCCTGTGGCCCGAGGCCCGCACGTTCTACCGCGACTGGCCCTCCGTCGCCAACGACATGGTGGCGTTCCTCAGGCTCGACGCGGGCCGGTACCCGGACGACGCGCGCCTGGCCGCGTTGGTGGGGGAGCTGTCGGTGAAGGACGAGACGTTCCGCAAGCTGTGGGCGCAGCACAAGGTGCTGGAGAAGACCCACGGGGTCAAGCTCATCCACCACCCGGTGGTCGGCGACCTGGACCTCGACTACGAGACCCTGCGACCGTCCGGCGACCCGGACGTGGTGCTGGGGGTCTACACCGCTCGCGTGGGCTCACCCACCGAGGAGCGCCTCAAGCTCCTCGCGAGCTGGTCCGCAGAGCTGTCAAGAACGCCTTCAGAGCAGCAGGCCTGA
- a CDS encoding SDR family oxidoreductase, with protein sequence MTYDLNNRTAVVTGAASGIGAEIALVLARSGAKVALLARRADRLTELAGKIAAEGGQALAVAADVTGDLTEAVEAVHTAFGRVDLVVNNAGVMLANPIADGRDDEWHRMIDTNLKGLLNVTKAFTADLVEAGATGTADLVNISSIGAHLTFPNYAVYTATKAAVTHLSANLRTELGPRGVRVTNVEPGLVHSELADHIDNPDVSAHLAQWRAEMPPLNPADIGDVVGFATSRPKHVNLRQLVVLPTVQV encoded by the coding sequence ATGACCTACGACCTGAACAACCGCACTGCCGTTGTCACCGGTGCCGCGAGCGGCATCGGGGCCGAGATCGCGCTCGTCCTCGCCCGGTCCGGGGCGAAGGTCGCGCTGCTGGCCCGCCGGGCCGACCGGCTCACCGAGCTGGCCGGGAAGATCGCCGCCGAGGGCGGGCAGGCGCTCGCCGTCGCCGCCGACGTGACCGGCGACCTCACCGAGGCCGTGGAGGCGGTCCACACCGCCTTCGGCCGGGTCGACCTGGTGGTGAACAACGCGGGCGTGATGCTCGCGAACCCCATCGCCGACGGCCGCGACGACGAGTGGCACCGGATGATCGACACGAACCTCAAGGGCCTGCTGAACGTGACCAAGGCGTTCACCGCGGACCTGGTCGAGGCCGGTGCGACCGGCACCGCCGACCTGGTGAACATCTCGTCCATCGGCGCGCACCTGACGTTCCCGAACTACGCCGTCTACACGGCCACCAAGGCCGCCGTGACGCACCTGTCGGCGAACCTGCGCACGGAGCTGGGGCCGCGGGGCGTGCGGGTGACGAACGTCGAGCCCGGTCTCGTGCACAGCGAGCTGGCCGACCACATCGACAACCCGGACGTGTCGGCGCACCTGGCGCAGTGGCGGGCGGAGATGCCGCCGCTGAACCCGGCGGACATCGGTGACGTGGTCGGGTTCGCCACCAGCCGGCCGAAGCACGTGAACCTGCGGCAGCTCGTGGTGCTGCCGACCGTGCAGGTCTGA
- a CDS encoding TetR/AcrR family transcriptional regulator C-terminal domain-containing protein, protein MGKAGDPDRSVELLWGGRPGLSLEAVVGAAVEVADAEGLAGLSMRKVAERLGFTTMSLYRHVPGREHLVDLMRDAVLGDPPPSTGAEWRTELEAFARHAWELRKRHPWLAEARGRHVPGPNALAHYEHALGIVAGTGLPPAEVVAAVTLVGRFVDAEASALVEAARVERGTGVSDEQWWGERDALFARFDRYPVLTGLWEAGGFDQPVDPFEFGLSRLLDSIELLVQKRDVKRDETCRVCGAPVAQPASGRPRAYCSRACQQRAYRHRRST, encoded by the coding sequence ATGGGGAAAGCGGGCGATCCCGACCGCTCGGTCGAGCTGCTGTGGGGCGGCCGGCCGGGGCTGAGCCTGGAGGCGGTCGTCGGCGCGGCGGTCGAGGTGGCCGACGCCGAGGGGCTGGCCGGGCTGTCGATGCGCAAGGTCGCCGAACGGCTGGGCTTCACCACCATGTCCCTGTACCGGCACGTGCCCGGCCGCGAGCACCTGGTCGACCTGATGCGTGACGCCGTGCTGGGCGACCCGCCACCGTCGACGGGTGCCGAGTGGCGCACCGAGCTGGAGGCGTTCGCCCGGCACGCCTGGGAACTGCGGAAACGGCACCCGTGGCTGGCCGAGGCGAGGGGGCGGCACGTGCCGGGGCCCAACGCGCTGGCCCACTACGAGCACGCGCTGGGCATCGTCGCCGGCACCGGTCTCCCGCCGGCCGAGGTGGTCGCGGCGGTGACCCTGGTCGGCCGGTTCGTGGACGCCGAGGCGTCCGCCCTGGTCGAGGCGGCCCGGGTGGAGCGCGGCACCGGCGTGAGCGACGAGCAGTGGTGGGGTGAGCGGGACGCGTTGTTCGCCCGCTTCGACCGCTACCCGGTGCTGACCGGGCTCTGGGAGGCGGGCGGCTTCGACCAGCCGGTCGACCCGTTCGAGTTCGGCTTGTCGCGGCTGCTGGACAGCATCGAGCTGCTCGTCCAGAAGCGTGATGTAAAGCGTGATGAAACCTGTCGGGTGTGTGGCGCTCCGGTGGCGCAGCCCGCCTCCGGCCGACCCCGCGCGTACTGCTCGCGAGCGTGCCAGCAACGCGCCTACCGCCACCGCCGGTCGACCTGA
- a CDS encoding right-handed parallel beta-helix repeat-containing protein, with translation MTDFHVSPAGDDSAEGTADRPFRTLEHARRAARAAGGDVTVHLRAGTHVLTEPFELTEDDSRVVYQAFGFGTDAREDAVISGGRVLTGQRDPDGVWLSEVGDLVTRHLVVDGRRVERAGVDGLPGTVRRTDTGYATDAALDWRSPAGVEFVHRGVYPWSEARSAVASATPDGEITMAQPAFDWARDVYNSEWDGHRSTGLPEPTRVENDPAFLTPGTFALDRARHVLHYLPRPDEAEPHVVAPVLEVLVRATGVRDVAFRGLTFADTTWLRPGGGRGFLHYHANGFHDGGAIGRVDVAEGAWLTVPEEPARIPAAVQLHGTTGVRFEGCRFTRLGATGLGATGGADLVVRGCDFDTLAASAISVTGTRQALVEDNLVGHVGLDHSGSAGIAFLDTEDGVITHNHVHDVPHNGIVAGPSRGGTRITRNLVTSTMGVLADGGGVYLSGPQGDSPANGAVISGNVIEDTRTPYNFGLYTDYGATWVEVEGNVVTRADNTAVLHVHPPLEHVAYRGNFFDADPVGSDAVPDGVTYEGNTTIADPAGFAAATAAIRARAGLLTTRA, from the coding sequence ATGACCGACTTCCACGTCTCTCCTGCCGGGGACGACTCCGCCGAGGGCACCGCCGACCGCCCGTTCCGCACACTGGAGCACGCCCGCCGCGCGGCCCGTGCGGCGGGCGGTGACGTCACCGTGCACCTGCGGGCGGGCACGCACGTGCTCACCGAGCCGTTCGAGCTGACCGAGGACGATTCCCGCGTCGTCTACCAGGCGTTCGGCTTCGGCACCGACGCCCGGGAGGACGCCGTGATCAGCGGCGGGCGGGTGCTCACCGGGCAGCGGGACCCGGACGGGGTGTGGCTGTCCGAGGTCGGCGACCTCGTCACCCGGCACCTCGTGGTGGACGGACGGCGGGTCGAGCGCGCGGGCGTGGACGGGCTGCCCGGCACCGTGCGCCGCACCGACACCGGTTACGCCACGGACGCCGCGTTGGACTGGCGGAGCCCGGCGGGCGTCGAGTTCGTGCACCGGGGCGTCTACCCGTGGTCCGAAGCGCGCTCGGCGGTCGCGTCCGCCACGCCCGACGGCGAGATCACGATGGCGCAACCCGCGTTCGACTGGGCGCGGGACGTCTACAACTCCGAGTGGGACGGCCACCGCTCGACCGGCCTGCCCGAGCCGACCCGGGTCGAGAACGACCCCGCGTTCCTGACCCCCGGCACGTTCGCGCTGGACCGCGCGCGGCACGTCCTGCACTACCTCCCGCGCCCGGACGAGGCCGAACCGCACGTCGTCGCCCCCGTCCTGGAGGTGCTGGTGCGGGCCACCGGCGTGCGGGACGTGGCGTTCCGGGGCCTGACGTTCGCCGACACCACGTGGCTGCGGCCGGGCGGCGGCCGGGGGTTCCTGCACTACCACGCGAACGGCTTCCACGACGGCGGCGCGATCGGGCGGGTCGACGTGGCCGAGGGCGCGTGGTTGACCGTGCCCGAGGAGCCGGCGCGGATCCCCGCCGCCGTGCAGCTGCACGGGACGACCGGCGTGCGGTTCGAGGGCTGCCGGTTCACCAGGCTGGGCGCGACCGGGCTCGGCGCGACCGGCGGCGCGGACCTGGTGGTGCGCGGCTGCGACTTCGACACCCTCGCCGCCTCTGCCATCTCCGTCACCGGCACGCGGCAGGCGCTGGTCGAGGACAACCTCGTCGGGCACGTCGGGCTGGACCACTCCGGCTCGGCCGGCATCGCGTTCCTGGACACCGAGGACGGCGTGATCACGCACAACCACGTGCACGACGTGCCGCACAACGGGATCGTCGCCGGACCGTCGCGCGGCGGCACCCGCATCACGCGCAACCTGGTCACCTCGACCATGGGGGTGCTGGCCGACGGCGGCGGCGTCTACCTGTCCGGCCCGCAGGGCGACTCACCCGCCAACGGGGCCGTGATCAGCGGGAACGTCATCGAGGACACGCGCACGCCGTACAACTTCGGGCTCTACACCGACTACGGGGCCACGTGGGTGGAGGTCGAGGGGAACGTCGTCACCCGCGCCGACAACACCGCCGTCCTGCACGTCCACCCGCCGCTGGAGCACGTCGCCTACCGCGGCAACTTCTTCGACGCGGACCCCGTCGGCAGCGACGCCGTGCCGGACGGCGTCACGTACGAGGGCAACACCACCATCGCCGACCCGGCCGGGTTCGCCGCCGCCACCGCCGCCATCCGGGCCCGCGCCGGGCTGCTCACGACACGGGCCTGA